In Zingiber officinale cultivar Zhangliang chromosome 3B, Zo_v1.1, whole genome shotgun sequence, a single window of DNA contains:
- the LOC122055093 gene encoding uncharacterized protein LOC122055093, whose product MEKKQGFFSVLREEVVRGLSPSRLRGWPRSESPRRSTLPVAELFLFSRRWKRRGIAGELAMPRSGSLTPLMEGPKHAAGEDAKKERGWGQWVKDQLSRASSASPSASSFRRSDLWMLLGVIVAPLAPIHACSIDPLPHLSIKDTPIETSSAQYILQQNIATSGGFKLLSSIRNTYSMGKVRMVATEFETATRITKNRNPTRDAESGGFVLWCISQLPLGRLRKCLI is encoded by the exons ATGGAGAAGAAGCAAGGATTCTTCTCGGTGCTAAGGGAGGAGGTTGTGAGGGGGCTTTCTCCATCACGGTTGCGGGGATGGCCGAGGTCGGAGAGCCCGCGACGGAGCACATTGCCTGTGGCGGAGCTGTTTTTGTTTTCACGGCGATGGAAGAGGCGTGGGATTGCTGGAGAGCTTGCGATGCCAAGATCCGGGAGCCTGACGCCTCTGATGGAGGGACCAAAACACGCGGCGGGAGAGGACGCGAAGAAGGAGCGTGGGTGGGGACAGTGGGTCAAAGACCAGCTATCACGTGCGTCGTCCGCCTCTCCTTCTGCTTCCTCCTTCCGGCGATCGGATCTCTGGATGCTACTAGGCGTCATAGTGGCTCCCCTCGCCCCTATTCATGCTTGCTCCATCGACCCGCTTCCTCACCTCAGCATCAAGGATACTCCCATC GAGACTTCTTCAGCACAGTACATCCTCCAACAGAATATAGCTACATCAGGAGGTTTCAAGCTTCTTAGTTCCATTAGGAATACATATTCAATGGGGAAGGTGAGGATGGTGGCTACTGAGTTTGAGACGGCAACCAGGATCACCAAAAACAGGAACCCAACAAGGGATGCTGAGTCTGGTGGATTTGTTCTCTGGTGTATATCTCAGCTACCTTTAGGAAGATTGAGAAAATGTCTGATCTGA